One part of the Quercus lobata isolate SW786 chromosome 7, ValleyOak3.0 Primary Assembly, whole genome shotgun sequence genome encodes these proteins:
- the LOC115951644 gene encoding uncharacterized protein LOC115951644: protein MSCLSWNCRGLGNPQTEDELVALIRNKDPKLIFLMETKVEKSVLDRIGRKIQYSNLFVVPRHNSGGGLALYWAADFNVDVQSFSENHIDAIIDHGVDDAWRFTGFYGDPETANRENSWSLLRTLSNRFTLPWVCIGDFNEILFADEKQGWLNRPERQMQGFRDALDFFRLKDLGIHHLDAFHSDHKPILLSPDSELNRFYKKGRPFRFEAMWLRDRSCEEVVCDSWGKEMAQATAWGFNSKILACQSNLRVWNKKIFGHVRNSLKKKVEDLKFEEENGGYRKNPVRIQALRDEIQKLQAKEECMWKQRSRNRWLKEGDRNTKYFHCRANQRNRRNLITGLEDEFGAWVEDEDGMGKVVEGYFEQIFTSSNPSDFSNILSSIQRVAGEDDRDHVEGDFQACEVKEALNSMAPLTAPGPDGMSPVFYKSFWHIVGEDVTAVVLRALNTGIVPESLNTTFITLIPKIKNPKKVSDFRPISLCNVLYKLIAKVVANRLKKFLANAVPDSQSAFLSGRLISDNILMAFETLHYLKRKTKGKMGFMALKLDMSKAYDRVEWGFLEAIMQYLGLEERMRRIILSCLKSVSYSILLNGQPVGSIKPSRGLRQGDPLSPYLFLLCAMGLQGLLQKAEVEGSIKGVAISRYGPRVSHLFFADDSVLFCRATEAECQRVLDILSTYERGTGQKINREKTNIFFSSNTHHQTQSRIQQLLGVPAIRQYEKYLGLPALVGRGKKRSFIYLKERVWKKIQGWKEKLLSIAGREVLIKAVIQAIPTYTMSCFKLPKCLIKELEVLIRKFWWGYNDAAKKMHWVSWERLCEAKEVGGMGFKEIEKFNEALLAKQVWRMMQNPESLCFRVFKARFFPNYSILDAKESNSGSYAWKSILSARDVIRKGMVWRIGDGQSVRIKEDKWLPVKPSRLILSPLPPVMAEARVSSLINPDLSMWKSKEVNRLFLPHEASLVLGIPLSHRKPSDRISWSCTPFGEFSTSSAYKLLAAPSSTDRASSSNQDYQRSFWKGIWKLQVPNKIKHFIWRVCNNALPTKSNLKRRHIIDSDLCDLCKDATEDSLHALCFCCHIAPVRDEMRTEMFATMSWCLWNRRNALHFGRPAQPLSNISTVVGTLLQDFMASQISETPRLRPFAQHQWRPPEQGFVKVNFDAAMFNHSNSAGLGVIVRDWRGVSLGAMSTHTALASSVADMEALACLRAVQFAAERELQQVIIEGDSVIIIAAITQGRSLLSSFGNTVDDVLCLLPKFSSIQFNHVNRSGNLVADSLAKKAASIVGSHVWPDALPLDIATLVDFDVH from the exons ATGAGTTGCCTTAGctggaactgtcgtgggcttgggaacccacagACAGAAGATGAACTAGTTGCGTTGATACGCAACAAAGATCCCAAGCTGATCTTCTTAATGGAAACTAAGGTTGAGAAATCAGTTTTAGATAGAATTGGTAGAAAGATTCAATATTCTAATTTATTTGTGGTTCCTCGGCATAATTCAGGGGGTGGTTTAGCTTTGTATTGGGCTGCTGACTTTAATGTGGATGTTCAGTCTTTTTCTGAGAaccatattgatgctattattgACCATGGAGTTGATGACGCCTGGCGGTTCACAGGTTTCTATGGAGACCCTGAGACCGCCAACCGGGAAAACTCCTGGTCCCTGCTCAGAACGTTGAGTAATCGTTTCACCCTTCCTTGGGTTTGtattggtgattttaatgaaattttatttgctgATGAGAAACAGGGATGGCTTAATAGACCGGAGAGACAAATGCAGGGTTTTCGAGATGCTCTTGATTTTTTCAGGTTGAAGGACCTAGG AATTCACCATCTGGATGCTTTCCACTCTGACCACAAACCCATTCTTCTTAGTCCAGACTCAGAATTGAACCGGTTCTACAAAAAAGGGCGCCCTTTCCGGTTTGAAGCCATGTGGTTAAGGGACAGATCCTGTGAAGAGGTGGTTTGTGATTCTTGGGGAAAGGAGATGGCTCAAGCCACAGCATGGGGGTTCAATAGCAAAATATTGGCTTGCCAGTCTAACCTCAGAGTATGGAATAAGAAGATATTTGGCCATGTTAGAAATTCTTTGAAGAAAAAAGTAGAAGATTTGAAGTTTGAAGAGGAAAATGGGGGATACAGAAAAAATCCTGTTAGAATCCAGGCCTTACGAGATGAAATTCAGAAGTTACAGGCAAAAGAGGAATGTATGTGGAAGCAAAGATCCAGAAATAGGTGGCTTAAGGAAGGGGATAGGAACACAAAGTATTTCCATTGCAGAGCCAATCAAAGAAATCGGCGGAACCTAATTACAGGATTAGAAGATGAGTTTGGAGCATGGGTTGAAGATGAGGATGGTATGGGCAAAGTGGTGGAGGGTTATTTTGAACAAATCTTCACCAGTTCAAATCCGAGTGATTTTAGTAATATCCTCAGTAGTATTCAAAGGGTGGCAGGAGAGGATGATAGAGATCACGTAGAGGGGGACTTCCAAGCATGTGAGGTCAAAGAAGCTCTCAATTCAATGGCCCCTCTAACGGCTCCTGGTCCTGATGGTATGTCTCCTGTTTTCTATAAGTCCTTCTGGCATATTGTAGGTGAAGATGTGACTGCAGTGGTTCTTCGAGCCTTAAACACAGGTATTGTCCCAGAATCCTTAAATACTACTTTCATCACTCTCATccccaaaattaaaaaccctaagAAGGTTTCTGATTTCAGGCCCATTAGTCTATGTAATGTTCTTTACAAACTTATTGCAAAAGTAGTGGCTAATCGTTTGAAAAAGTTTCTAGCTAATGCTGTGCCAGATTCTCAGAGTGCTTTCCTATCGGGTCGATTGATTTCTGATAACATTCTTATGGCTTTTGAGACCCTCCATTATTTGAAGAGGAAGACAAAAGGAAAGATGGGATTCATGGCTCTTAAGCTGGATATGAGTAAAGCTTATGACCGAGTGGAGTGGGGATTCTTGGAGGCCATTATGCAATATTTGGGGCTTGAAGAGAGGATGAGAAGAATTATTTTGTCATGCCTGAAGTCTGTGTCTTACTCTATTTTGCTTAATGGGCAACCGGTTGGTAGCATCAAACCTTCGAGGGGCCTTCGCCAAGGTGATCCTTTATCACCATATTTGTTTCTCTTGTGTGCCATGGGGTTACAAGGTTTATTGCAAAAAGCTGAGGTCGAGGGGAGTATTAAGGGAGTGGCTATTAGTAGATATGGTCCTCGGGTTTctcacttattttttgcagatgatagtgtCCTCTTTTGCCGTGCTACTGAGGCCGAATGTCAGAGAGTCCTGGATATTCTGTCTACTTATGAGAGGGGAACGGGTCAAAAAATCAATAGAGAAAAGACTAACATTTTCTTCAGTTCTAATACCCATCACCAAACCCAATCTCGTATCCAACAACTCTTGGGAGTTCCGGCAATTAgacaatatgaaaaatatttagggtTGCCTGCATTAGTGGGgcggggaaaaaaaaggagttttATTTACCTTAAGGAGAGAGTGTGGAAGAAAATTCAAGGGTGGAAAGAAAAGTTACTATCTATAGCTGGAAGGGAAGTCCTCATTAAAGCAGTCATCCAAGCCATTCCTACTTACACAATGAGTTGTTTCAAGCTCCCTAAGTGTTTGATTAAAGAGTTAGAAGTCCTCATtcggaaattttggtggggctaCAATGATGCCGCAAAGAAGATGCACTGGGTTAGCTGGGAGAGGTTATGTGAAGCTAAAGAAGTTGGCGGTATGGGCTTCAAAGAAATTGAGAAGTTTAATGAAGCCCTCCTTGCTAAACAAGTCTGGCGCATGATGCAAAATCCAGAGTCCCTTTGCTTCAGAGTTTTTAAGGCTCGATTTTTTCCTAATTACTCTATTCTTGATGCCAAGGAATCCAACTCCGGCTCCTACGCATGGAAAAGCATCCTTAGTGCTAGGGATGTCATTAGAAAGGGTATGGTTTGGCGTATTGGGGATGGCCAGTCTGTCCGGATCAAAGAAGATAAGTGGTTGCCGGTGAAACCTAGTAGATTAATTCTCTCCCCCCTCCCTCCTGTCATGGCAGAAGCGAGGGTTAGCTCCCTCATCAATCCAGATTTGAGTATGTGGAAATCTAAGGAGGTAAACCGATTGTTTTTGCCCCATGAAGCTTCGTTAGTTCTGGGCATTCCACTTAGCCACAGGAAGCCTTCTGACCGTATCTCTTGGTCTTGTACCCCATTCGGGGAGTTCAGCACTAGCAGTGCTTACAAGTTGTTGGCTGCCCCATCCTCAACGGATCGTGCCAGCTCTTCCAATCAAGATTATCAGCGAAGTTTCTGGAAAGGGATTTGGAAGTTGCAGGTTCCCAATAAGATTAAACATTTTATTTGGAGAGTCTGTAATAATGCTTTGCCGACCAAGAGTAATCTGAAGCGAAGGCATATTATAGATTCGGACCTCTGTGATCTTTGCAAGGATGCTACGGAAGACTCTCTTCATGCACTCTGCTTTTGCTGCCACATTGCCCCT GTTCGCGATGAGATGAGAACGGAGATGTTTGCAACTATGTCATGGTGCTTATGGAATAGACGGAATGCTCTCCATTTTGGTCGTCCAGCTCAGCCCCTCTCAAATATCAGTACCGTTGTAGGTACTCTGCTCCAGGATTTCATGGCTAGTCAAATATCAGAGACTCCCCGCCTTCGACCTTTTGCTCAGCATCAATGGCGCCCTCCAGAACAGGGCTTTGTGAAAGTAAACTTTGATGCTGCCATGTTTAATCACTCGAACTCGGCTGGACTTGGTGTTATTGTACGTGACTGGCGTGGCGTCTCCCTTGGTGCTATGTCAACGCACACTGCATTAGCTTCATCTGTAGCTGATATGGAGGCTCTGGCATGTCTTAGAGCAGTCCAATTTGCTGCTGAACGTGAGCTTCAACAAGTGATAATTGAAGGTGATTCGGTCATAATCATTGCTGCGATCACCCAGGGACGTTCTTTACTTTCCTCCTTTGGTAATACTGTGGATGATGTTCTGTGCTTGCTGCCTAAATTTTCTTCAATTCAGTTTAATCATGTCAACCGCTCTGGTAACTTAGTGGCCGATTCTCTCGCGAAGAAGGCTGCATCCATTGTAGGCTCTCATGTTTGGCCGGATGCTTTGCCTTTGGACATTGCTACTTTAGTGGACTTTGATGTTCATTaa